The DNA sequence GACTAGAGTAGAGCTCTACTACGATGCCAGTAATCCGACGGTAGCTCAAGCGATAATGCAGGCAGTGGGTGTGGTAACTCAACACTATCAGGAATGGGCAGCATCTACCTTCGGTACGTTCGCGATACAACCTATGTTCTACACAGTCTACGGACCTAAGATCGAGAAGATAGAGAGCTTCATACCTACGCTCATGGCGCTAATACTTCAGATGGTCCCCACGAGCCTCATCTCAGTATCCATCTGCAGGGAGAGGGAAAAAGGTACCTTTGAGCAGTTCATAATGACTCCGGTGAAACCCTTCGACGTGATCTTCGGGAAGTTAATAGCTTACTTTATTGCGACCATATCGGACGGTGTGCTGAGCTTGATGACAGCCATCTTGCTCTTCGATGTGAAGCTGAGGGGATCCTTAGTGGACATGACAATAACATCGATAGTCTTCCTCCTCAGCTCCCTGAGCATGGGTCTCCTCATCTCAGTCTTCTCTAAGAACCAGCTTCAAGCTTACCAAGCTAGCATATTCACCTTCATCCCCAGCATGCTATTCAGTGGGATGCTCATCCCAGTTGAGATATTGGGCCCTGAAGCCAAAACAATAGCTTCCTTCATCCCGATGTACTACTTCATAACAGCTTTCAGGAACGTCTCCCTCAAAGGATGGAGTTTCTTAATGGTATCAGATCACTTACTGGTGATCATCATATTCACATCAGTTTTCCTCGCTTTATCCCTGAAGCTCCTGAGACTGGAGGTGACATGATTGAGGAGAAGCTTGCTAAGGGTACTCACGTTACTAGCTGTCTTAAGGTTAGGAACCTCTGGAATCCAAGCATACGGGGGATCCTACGTGATCCTCAAGGACTCCTACTGGGAGGGACTAACTGTAGTCCTGGGGGCCAATAACACATTCATCATCGAGTTGAGTAGCTCATACAGTGGGATCTTAAGCGATTTCCAAGCTAATCTCATGATATATGACTTCGTCAGCTCGACCTACTCGACCTCCTCCTCATACCCGGGATCCATATTCAGAAGCCAATCGCTCTACCTGAGGTTCAACGTGAGCGTACCCTCCAACGCATATGCATCCCACTATAGAGCTGAACTGCTCCTCAACTTCAGGGCCGATGGCCTACCGCAGACCCAGAGGATCCCCCTCTTCATCACCTTACAAGGGGCACCGAAGCTGAGGTGCACCA is a window from the Candidatus Korarchaeum sp. genome containing:
- a CDS encoding ABC transporter permease, producing MVTIVRKELIQLVRDPKTITMVLMMPITVTVLFGVGYGGKGSGKYPITIVDLDGRDGSLKFIQELKDSKLFEIKAIYKSKGQGFSSVYSGEVYASLIIPEGFTEDLMKGRATRVELYYDASNPTVAQAIMQAVGVVTQHYQEWAASTFGTFAIQPMFYTVYGPKIEKIESFIPTLMALILQMVPTSLISVSICREREKGTFEQFIMTPVKPFDVIFGKLIAYFIATISDGVLSLMTAILLFDVKLRGSLVDMTITSIVFLLSSLSMGLLISVFSKNQLQAYQASIFTFIPSMLFSGMLIPVEILGPEAKTIASFIPMYYFITAFRNVSLKGWSFLMVSDHLLVIIIFTSVFLALSLKLLRLEVT